The genomic interval GCTACTGGGGTTTGTGCTTTATGAAATCAGCTTTTATATTTTTAAAACCTATCGTGCTTTTTTTAATTCAGATGCGGCGATTGCCAATATTTTAGCCGAAGAAATGGTGGTTGCAGAAAGTTTTTTTCCAAGCCATTGGTGGTATGTCAATAACGATTTGTGGATTTTTTACAAACAGATTTTAGTGATTCCTTGGGTGTTAGCGGGTAAAAATGGTTACTTTGCCCATGCCTTTACGGTGTTTGAAGTCAGCATTTTTATGATCGTGTTTATCTACCTCTTTTTACGCTCCCTCATGCTCTCCCGCACCTCTTCGATTATGGGAAGCGTGGTTGTCTGCATTGGGTACTCACCGATGTATCTGCGAGAGCTTTATGGGGAAGCGGCGTACACGTGGTATTTTCTCTTTATGATTGCATTTATGTTTATCTTTCGAAAACTCAGCCCGCATGTGATTAGCAAAAGTACACAAATTAAAGCATTTATTTCATTTATGATCTTGCTGTATCTGCTTGTTCTTGCCAATCCTGTACGCTTTTTTGTCTACTATGTCGCACCTTTTTTTGGAGCATTGGCGCTGAGTATCTACTTTGCGCGGGATAGTCTTAAAACATTTGAACATGCGATGTATCGCCTTTTATCCATTAAACGAATCGTTATTTTTGCGTTTGCCTGTATTGTAATGGTGCTTGCCGCCATGGCACATTTTAATCTTTTGGAGAGCTTGCATTTAGCTGGTGGTGCGAACAATGCAGGTCTGGTTTCGCTTGAAATCTTACCCGTACACGCAGCACACGCTCTTTTAGGACTGCTTAATTTTATTGGTGCGGAGTGGACAGAGGGTGTGCGAGCTTCGTCGCTCGAAGGGGTTATCTCGCTTTTAAAATTTGGACTTTATCCATTTGTTTTGATTATTCCAGCCTTACATGTAAAACGATCTTTTTATCAAATGAGTGCAACGGAGCGCTTTTTTGTGCTCTTCTCATATGTGGGGTTTGCGATTATTTATATTTTGTATTCGACAACGGCACTTCATGAACATGCGTGGGCAGCACGCAATAACATTCGCTACATCTCACCGTTTTTGATGATGATCTTAGTTTGTAATGTCATCATGTGGCGCTTCTTTTCACTGTTTATCAAATTGGTCTTGTCGCTTAGTTTGACGATTGCATTAGGACTTTCGTGGAATTATGTCTCCCCCAAAGAGTGGCGAGGCATTGTCGATGAACGCATTGCTTTGGTTGAAGAGCTTAAGACGCGACATCTTCACTTTGGCTATGCCGAGTATTGGGATTCGCACATTTACACGGTTTTTAGCGATGGAGAGGTCGATATTCGTCCGATTGAATTTAGTGAAACCGAGGGCATGAAACTGGTCAAATGGCTCTCGAGTGACCGCTGGTACCAAAGAGACTCGACCGATGGAAAAGTCTTTTTTATGGTGATTCCAGAAGATATTGATGACATGTACCGTGCCATCAAAGATTTCAATATGCCAGATCCCATTGATCAGTTTAATTATGATAAATATACGTTTTTTGTTTTTGAAAAAAATCCGCTGTACGTGAAGAGAGCTAAAGCTGAAGCTAGGAAGAAAAAGCGTATAATGACGGCTCCCTAATTTACATGTAAAGGTGTTGCGTGGAGTCTGTCAAGATAAGTGTTATCTCTCCTATTTATGGCTGTAAAGAGTGTCTGTTTGAACTCTATGATCGTTTAGTAAAGACACTGAGCCAAATTACTGAAAACTTCGAGATCATTTTGGTCAATGATGCCTGTCCGCAAGCTTCGTGGGAGCGCATTGCGATGTTATGCGCTAAAGATCCTCGTGTCAAAGGCATTAATCTCTCCCGAAATTTTGGGCAACACTACGCCATTACGGCGGGACTTGATCATGCAAAAGGTGAGTGGGTGGTGGTGATGGATTGCGATTTGCAGGACAGACCCGAAGAGATCATCAAGCTGTACAACAAAGCACTGGATGGCTACGATATTGTTTTTGGAAGACGGGCGCAGAGGCAAGATAGTTTTATCAAACGGTTTGGCTCGATGGCATTTAACCGCGTTTTAGAGTATTTCACCGAAACCAAACACGATAATAGCATCGCCAATTTTGGTATTTATGCGCACAAAGTGGTTGAGACGATTAACCGTTACCGTGAGCACAGCCGCGATTTTTTACTTTTTGCTCAAATGGTCGGATTTAAAAAAGTTGAAATTGACATCGAACATGCTCCACGGGTGCATGGCGAATCTTCTTATAATTTCTCAAAACTGTTTCGTTTGGCGATAGATTCGATTATTTCCCACTCCAATAAACCGCTCAGGCTTTCGATTCAACTGGGCTTTTTCATCGCCTTAGCGAGCCTTGTGTATGCGAGCTGGCTGGTGATTCGTTACTTCTTCTACCACACACCCGCTGAGGGTTGGACGAGTTTGATGGTGTCGATGTTTTTTATGTTTGGACTTTTGTTTGCCATCATTGGCATTACAGGGTTGTACATCGGCAAGATTTTTGATGAGGTCAAACGACGACCGCTTTATCTGATTCAAGAGACACTTAATTTATGAAAAAAATAGCAATTTTACAATCCAATTATATCCCGTGGAAGGGATATTTTGACATTATTGGCAGTGTGGACGAGTTTGTTTTGTACGATGATATGCAGTACACCAAAAATGACTGGCGCAATCGCAACAAGATTAAGACGCAAAACGGACTTCAATGGCTCAGCATTCCCGTACGCCAAGAGAGTTTGCATCAAAAAATCAATGAAACGAAAATTACCGATCCCAAATGGAACGTGAACCATTGGCGAAGCATCGCGCAAAGTTATGCCAAAGCACCTCATTTCAAGGCGTATAAAGAGCCGTTTGAAGCGCTGTACATGAGTGCAACGATGGAAACCATCAGTGAGATCAATCGCCATTTTATCGATGCGATCTGTGCGATGCTTGGGATTAAAACAATCATTCGTGATTCCAGGGAATTTGTCTTAGCCGATGGTAAAAGTGAACGCCTTTTAGCGCTCAATCACGATTTGGGTGCCACGACGTATCTTAGTGGGCCTGCGGCAAAGGATTATCTGGATGAATCCATCTTTGTAAAAACAGGTATCAAGGTTGAATGGATGGATTACAGTGGGTATGCTGAATACCATCAGCTGTTTCCACCGTTTGAGCATGGTGTGAGTGTGATCGATCTCATTTTCAACGAAGGCGAAAACGCCAAAAACTTTTTAAAGAGCACAAAACAATGATTCATTTTAATAAACCTCCACGAACAGGAAACGAAGATAAATATGTATTAGAGGCGATGAATAGCCTTAAAATTTCGGGCGATGGTGCCTTTGGTAAACGCTCCCAAGAGTGGTTTGAAAAACGCTATGGTTGTCCTAAAACGTTGCTCACACCTTCGTGCACGCACGCACTTGAGATGGCAGCACTTCTATTGGACATCAAAGAGGGCGATGAAGTCATCATGCCTAGTTACACGTTTGTGAGTACTGCCGATGCTTTTGCACTGCGTGGGGCAAAAATCGTCTTTGTGGATGTGCGAGCTGAGACCATGAATATGGATGAACGTTTGATTGAAGCGGCAATTACGCCTAAAACGAGAGCCATTGTGCCTGTGCATTACGCAGGTGTGGGATGCGATATGGATGTTATTATGGACATCGCGAACCGTCATAATCTTTTTGTCGTTGAAGATGCAGCGCAAGGTTTTGAAGCAACCTACAAAGGCAAACCGCTTGGAACGATTGGGCACTTGGGTGCGTTTAGTTTTCATGAAACAAAAAATGTGACCAGTGGCGGAGAGGGTGGATTGTTACTTATTAACGATGAGCGTTTTTCACAACGTGCCGAGATCATTCGCGAAAAAGGAACGAACCGTAGCCAATTTTTTAGAGGCATGGTCGATAAATACGGTTGGATGGACATCGGAAGCAGTTACCTGCCCAGCGAACTTCAAGCAGCGTATCTTTGGGGTAATTTAGAAGAGGTGGATGCGATTCAAAATCACCGTTTGAATGCGTGGAAAATGTACTATACACAACTTGAAGGTTTGGCTAAAAAAGGGTTGATTGAACTTCCTTTTATTCCTGAGGGATGTGTGCATAACGCGCACATGTTCTACTTTAAAGTGAAAGATTTAGAGACGAGAACGGCTCTGTTAGAGCAGTTTAAAGCGCAAAATATCGGTGCAGTGTTTCACTACATTCCCCTTCACAGCGCTCCTGCAGGGCTTAAATACGGTCGTATGTTTGGCGAAGATGTGTACACGACCAAAGAGAGTGAACGACTGGTTCGTTTGCCACTGTATTATGGCATTACCCATGAAGAGATTGACGCGGTTTGTGACATTTTGATGAAATGGAGTGCATGTTAATGGCGCATTTATACATTTTTGGAACGATCTTTTTTACGGTCTACGGACAGCTCGTCATCAAATGGCGCATCCCTTTTCATGGGCATTTACCCGATGCGTCTGCTGAAAAATTGATTTTTTTGCTCAAACTTTTTTTAGACCCGTTTATTTTAAGTGGCTTTATCTCCGCGTTTGTCGCTTCTCTTTGTTGGATGGCGGCGATGACCAAGTTTGAACTGAGCTACGCCTATCCGTTTATGGGAATGACGTTTGTGGTGGTGTTCGTCTCTTCGGTCTTTTTATTTAGTGAGAGTGTGACGCTTTATAAAATTTTGGGTCTTGCTTTGATTGTGTTGGGTATTGTCATTTCAAGTCGAGGATAAGCGAAGGTGAGGCGAACAATCGCCTCTTTACATGTAAGGCTATTTTCTGCCTCTGTTTTGCCTGTTTTCCTGCATATGTTTTAATTGACCTGTTTGAAACTCTTCTTTGGTCACTTTACCGTCTTTGTTGGCATCAAAATAGGTAAAATCAGGTGAATTAGCAGCGTTTCGCATCGGCATTCCCGCTTTTGCATTCGCACTCATGCGTTCTACTTTAACAGTATCAAACTCCTCTTGGGTCAACATCCCATCTTTGTTGGTA from Sulfurospirillum multivorans DSM 12446 carries:
- a CDS encoding EF-hand domain-containing protein, which translates into the protein MKKSFMCLALVSLVGLSLNAVDTTRGPIGFEAYDTNKDGMLTQEEFDTVKVERMSANAKAGMPMRNAANSPDFTYFDANKDGKVTKEEFQTGQLKHMQENRQNRGRK
- a CDS encoding EamA family transporter, which codes for MAHLYIFGTIFFTVYGQLVIKWRIPFHGHLPDASAEKLIFLLKLFLDPFILSGFISAFVASLCWMAAMTKFELSYAYPFMGMTFVVVFVSSVFLFSESVTLYKILGLALIVLGIVISSRG
- a CDS encoding WbqC family protein, translating into MKKIAILQSNYIPWKGYFDIIGSVDEFVLYDDMQYTKNDWRNRNKIKTQNGLQWLSIPVRQESLHQKINETKITDPKWNVNHWRSIAQSYAKAPHFKAYKEPFEALYMSATMETISEINRHFIDAICAMLGIKTIIRDSREFVLADGKSERLLALNHDLGATTYLSGPAAKDYLDESIFVKTGIKVEWMDYSGYAEYHQLFPPFEHGVSVIDLIFNEGENAKNFLKSTKQ
- the rffA gene encoding dTDP-4-amino-4,6-dideoxygalactose transaminase; its protein translation is MIHFNKPPRTGNEDKYVLEAMNSLKISGDGAFGKRSQEWFEKRYGCPKTLLTPSCTHALEMAALLLDIKEGDEVIMPSYTFVSTADAFALRGAKIVFVDVRAETMNMDERLIEAAITPKTRAIVPVHYAGVGCDMDVIMDIANRHNLFVVEDAAQGFEATYKGKPLGTIGHLGAFSFHETKNVTSGGEGGLLLINDERFSQRAEIIREKGTNRSQFFRGMVDKYGWMDIGSSYLPSELQAAYLWGNLEEVDAIQNHRLNAWKMYYTQLEGLAKKGLIELPFIPEGCVHNAHMFYFKVKDLETRTALLEQFKAQNIGAVFHYIPLHSAPAGLKYGRMFGEDVYTTKESERLVRLPLYYGITHEEIDAVCDILMKWSAC
- a CDS encoding glycosyltransferase family 2 protein; this encodes MESVKISVISPIYGCKECLFELYDRLVKTLSQITENFEIILVNDACPQASWERIAMLCAKDPRVKGINLSRNFGQHYAITAGLDHAKGEWVVVMDCDLQDRPEEIIKLYNKALDGYDIVFGRRAQRQDSFIKRFGSMAFNRVLEYFTETKHDNSIANFGIYAHKVVETINRYREHSRDFLLFAQMVGFKKVEIDIEHAPRVHGESSYNFSKLFRLAIDSIISHSNKPLRLSIQLGFFIALASLVYASWLVIRYFFYHTPAEGWTSLMVSMFFMFGLLFAIIGITGLYIGKIFDEVKRRPLYLIQETLNL